In a genomic window of Xylophilus rhododendri:
- a CDS encoding ABC transporter ATP-binding protein, with protein sequence MSDSSTKTPLLSIRDLSIALPRGGDRSHAVRGISVDIHAGEIVCIVGESGSGKSMSANAIMGLLPPYLQPEAGEILLEGRDLLKLPEDTLREMRGRDMAMIFQEPLSALNPLLTVGEQIAEVMRVHGAYPGPAREQRVLELLDFVGLPDPATLRNAWPFRLSGGQRQRVMIAMALALEPRLLIADEPTTALDVTTQAQILALIARIQREKGMGVMFVTHDFGVVAEIADRVAVMEKGVLVEQGTAEQVLNRPQHPYTRRLIAAVPHQRAQHGDSAALRGKPILEVEKLAKTYASGGGLFRKKRAVRAVDGVSFSVRRGQTLGIVGESGSGKSTIGKCLLKLTGIDGGRMLFEGEDIAPLSETEFRPKRAKIQMIFQDPFASLNPRQTVGRILCDGPMAAGVPRAKAEARARELLQLVELDVSAFDRYPGEFSGGQRQRVGIARALAMEPQLIVADESVSALDVSVQAQVLKLLREVQHRLQIALIFITHDLRVAAQICDELLVMHRGQVVEQGPPGQIFDAPRHEYTRALIAAMPGREWDPSQAVLA encoded by the coding sequence ATGAGCGACTCCTCCACCAAGACTCCCCTGCTGTCCATCCGCGATCTCAGCATCGCCCTGCCCCGCGGCGGCGACCGCAGCCATGCGGTGCGCGGCATCAGCGTCGACATCCATGCCGGCGAGATCGTCTGCATCGTCGGCGAATCCGGCTCCGGCAAGTCGATGAGCGCCAACGCCATCATGGGCCTGCTGCCGCCCTACCTGCAGCCCGAGGCCGGCGAGATCCTGCTCGAAGGCCGCGACCTGCTGAAGCTCCCCGAAGACACCCTGCGCGAAATGCGCGGCCGCGACATGGCCATGATCTTCCAGGAGCCGCTGTCGGCCCTGAACCCGCTGCTGACCGTGGGCGAGCAGATCGCCGAGGTGATGCGGGTGCATGGCGCCTACCCCGGCCCGGCGCGCGAGCAGCGTGTGCTGGAGCTGCTGGACTTCGTCGGCCTGCCCGACCCGGCCACGCTGCGCAATGCCTGGCCGTTTCGCCTGTCGGGCGGCCAGCGCCAGCGGGTGATGATCGCCATGGCCCTGGCGCTGGAGCCGCGCCTGCTGATCGCCGACGAGCCCACCACCGCGCTCGACGTGACCACGCAGGCCCAGATCCTGGCCCTGATCGCCCGCATCCAGCGCGAGAAGGGCATGGGCGTGATGTTCGTCACCCACGATTTCGGTGTGGTGGCCGAGATCGCCGACCGGGTGGCGGTGATGGAAAAAGGCGTGCTGGTGGAGCAAGGCACGGCCGAGCAGGTCTTGAACCGCCCGCAGCACCCCTACACCCGCCGCCTGATCGCCGCCGTGCCGCATCAACGCGCCCAGCACGGCGACAGCGCCGCCCTGCGCGGCAAGCCCATCCTGGAAGTGGAGAAGCTGGCCAAGACCTATGCCAGCGGCGGCGGCCTGTTCCGCAAGAAGCGGGCGGTGCGGGCGGTGGACGGCGTGAGTTTCTCGGTGCGCCGCGGCCAGACCCTGGGCATCGTCGGAGAATCGGGCTCGGGCAAATCCACCATCGGCAAATGCCTGCTCAAGCTCACCGGCATCGACGGCGGCCGCATGCTCTTCGAAGGCGAGGACATCGCACCCTTGAGCGAGACCGAGTTCCGCCCCAAACGCGCCAAGATCCAGATGATCTTCCAGGACCCTTTCGCATCGCTCAACCCCCGCCAGACCGTGGGTCGCATCCTCTGCGACGGCCCCATGGCCGCCGGCGTGCCGCGCGCAAAGGCCGAGGCCCGGGCGCGCGAGCTGCTGCAGCTGGTGGAGCTGGACGTGTCGGCCTTCGACCGTTATCCGGGCGAGTTCTCCGGCGGCCAGCGCCAGCGGGTGGGCATCGCCCGGGCGCTGGCCATGGAGCCGCAGCTGATCGTGGCCGATGAATCCGTTTCCGCCCTCGACGTGTCGGTGCAGGCCCAGGTCTTGAAGCTGCTGCGCGAGGTGCAGCATCGGCTGCAGATCGCGCTGATCTTTATCACCCACGACCTGCGGGTGGCCGCGCAGATCTGCGACGAACTGCTGGTGATGCACCGCGGCCAGGTGGTGGAGCAAGGCCCGCCGGGGCAGATCTTCGATGCGCCCCGGCACGAATACACCCGCGCGCTGATCGCTGCCATGCCCGGGCGGGAATGGGATCCGTCCCAGGCGGTGCTGGCATGA
- a CDS encoding ABC transporter permease subunit: MNSTAIPLPPGAALHAAPRRRWNRAAVLAAAPLLVFLLLFFVGPIAGLMKEGFLVDGQLSLSHYRHLLDTPIYRIVLGNTFTIAVAVTISCVVMSYPLAYLMASVSPRIARILFFAVLLPFWSSALVRTSAWIALLGKNGPLNALLTGTGIASEPVAFLFNFTGVMIGTTHVLMPFVLLPLYASFKAMDRTLVQAAQSLGAGSVSIFSKVVLPLTSPGVVAGGIIVFMNAVGYYITPSLMGGPGQRMVAEVISHNITEELNWGVAAALAGVLLVTVLVSLWVFNRLFGLDKLISGSGGKGSSEAPARRTPGGRFSVVAGILSVLFLLAPIVVVIPMSFGTSQYPSFPPPEYGLRWYRSFLEEDKWLAALFSSLKVGLIVTLLASVLGIAAALGVHKMKSGAGKVLDALFVIPMSVPSIITGVSLYYMTAPLGWVANSVAVILGHTVLAAPYVYITVRAALRSFDHSLELAAMGLGASWTVMFRLVMLPALLPGLIGAAVFAFVTSFDDVVMALFLTNVRNRTLPKLMFEGLSSDFDPTVISASCLLVAATALILIAQQLLGRKKNGA; encoded by the coding sequence ATGAACAGCACCGCCATTCCCCTGCCGCCCGGCGCGGCCCTCCACGCCGCGCCGCGGCGCCGCTGGAACCGCGCGGCGGTGCTGGCGGCGGCGCCGCTGCTGGTGTTCCTGCTGCTCTTCTTCGTCGGGCCGATCGCCGGCCTGATGAAGGAGGGTTTCCTGGTGGACGGGCAGTTGAGCCTGTCCCACTACCGCCACCTGCTCGATACGCCCATCTACCGCATCGTGCTGGGCAATACCTTCACCATCGCGGTGGCAGTCACCATCAGCTGCGTGGTGATGAGCTACCCCCTGGCCTACCTGATGGCCAGCGTCAGCCCGCGCATCGCGCGCATCCTCTTCTTCGCGGTGCTGCTGCCCTTCTGGTCGAGCGCGCTGGTGCGCACCTCGGCCTGGATCGCCCTGCTGGGCAAGAACGGCCCGCTCAACGCTTTGCTCACCGGCACCGGCATCGCGTCCGAGCCGGTGGCCTTCCTCTTCAATTTCACCGGCGTGATGATCGGCACCACCCATGTGCTGATGCCCTTCGTGCTGCTGCCGCTCTACGCCTCCTTCAAGGCCATGGACCGCACGCTGGTACAGGCCGCGCAGAGCCTGGGCGCCGGCTCGGTCTCGATCTTCTCCAAGGTGGTGCTGCCGCTGACCAGTCCGGGTGTGGTGGCCGGCGGCATCATCGTCTTCATGAACGCGGTGGGCTACTACATCACGCCCTCGCTGATGGGCGGGCCGGGCCAGCGCATGGTGGCCGAGGTCATCTCGCACAACATCACCGAGGAACTCAACTGGGGCGTGGCCGCGGCGCTTGCCGGCGTGCTGCTGGTGACGGTGCTGGTCTCGCTGTGGGTGTTCAACCGCCTGTTCGGGCTGGACAAGCTCATCAGCGGCTCCGGCGGCAAGGGCAGCAGCGAGGCGCCGGCACGGCGCACGCCGGGCGGGCGTTTCTCGGTGGTGGCCGGCATCCTCAGCGTGCTTTTCCTGCTGGCGCCCATCGTGGTGGTGATACCGATGAGTTTCGGCACCTCGCAGTACCCGAGCTTTCCGCCGCCGGAATACGGCCTGCGCTGGTACCGCAGCTTCCTGGAGGAGGACAAGTGGCTGGCCGCCCTGTTCTCCAGCCTGAAGGTGGGCCTGATCGTGACCCTGCTGGCCAGCGTGCTCGGCATCGCCGCCGCGCTCGGCGTGCACAAGATGAAGTCGGGCGCCGGCAAGGTGCTCGATGCGCTCTTCGTCATCCCCATGTCGGTGCCTTCCATCATCACCGGCGTGTCGCTGTACTACATGACCGCGCCGCTGGGCTGGGTGGCCAATTCGGTGGCGGTGATCCTGGGCCACACGGTGCTGGCCGCGCCCTATGTCTACATCACCGTGCGGGCCGCGCTGCGCAGCTTCGACCACAGCCTGGAGCTGGCGGCCATGGGCCTGGGCGCGAGCTGGACAGTGATGTTCCGCCTGGTCATGCTGCCGGCCCTGCTGCCGGGGCTGATCGGCGCGGCCGTCTTCGCCTTCGTCACCTCCTTCGACGACGTGGTGATGGCGCTCTTCCTCACCAACGTGCGCAACCGCACGCTGCCCAAGCTGATGTTCGAAGGCCTGTCCAGCGACTTCGATCCCACGGTGATCTCGGCCTCCTGCCTGCTGGTGGCCGCCACCGCCCTCATCCTGATCGCCCAGCAGCTGCTCGGCCGCAAGAAAAACGGAGCCTGA
- a CDS encoding ABC transporter permease: MKTLSFLFSRIGKAVFVVLGVVIVNFLLIRLAPGDPAAVMAGESGSSDPAYVDQLRHDFGLDKPVWMQLFIYLRGVLRFDLGFSYRERLPVLDLILDRLPATLLLMGCAFVFAIVLGLLVGVISSRSRYQGRLPWLDSVLMTVSLLIYATPQFWLALLAIIFFSLQLDWLPPFGMETVGAGLTGLAHAKDVALHLILPTVSLGCFFMAVYARLTRASMLEVLGMDFIKTARAKGVPVGEIVRHHALRNALLPVVTFAGIQLGQMAGGAVLTETVFGWPGIGRLLFDALMQRDYQLLLGVFLVTSTMVVVFNLLTDLVLRFVDPRIAEA, translated from the coding sequence ATGAAGACCCTGTCTTTCCTGTTCTCCCGTATCGGCAAGGCGGTCTTCGTCGTCCTCGGTGTGGTGATCGTCAACTTCCTGCTGATCCGCCTGGCGCCGGGCGACCCGGCCGCGGTGATGGCGGGCGAGTCCGGCTCCTCGGACCCGGCCTATGTGGACCAGCTGCGCCACGACTTCGGGCTGGACAAGCCCGTGTGGATGCAGCTGTTCATCTACCTGCGCGGCGTGCTGCGCTTCGACCTGGGCTTTTCCTACCGCGAGCGCCTGCCGGTGCTCGACCTGATCCTGGACCGCCTGCCCGCCACCCTGCTGCTGATGGGCTGCGCCTTCGTCTTCGCCATCGTGCTCGGCCTGCTGGTGGGCGTGATCTCCTCGCGCAGCCGCTACCAGGGCCGCCTGCCGTGGCTGGACAGCGTGCTGATGACGGTGTCCCTGCTGATCTACGCCACGCCCCAGTTCTGGCTGGCGCTGCTGGCGATCATCTTCTTCTCGCTCCAGCTCGACTGGCTGCCGCCCTTCGGCATGGAGACCGTGGGCGCGGGCCTGACGGGCCTGGCCCATGCCAAGGACGTGGCCCTGCACCTGATCCTGCCGACCGTGTCCCTGGGCTGCTTCTTCATGGCCGTGTATGCGCGGCTGACCCGCGCCTCCATGCTCGAAGTGCTGGGCATGGACTTCATCAAGACCGCCCGCGCCAAGGGCGTGCCGGTGGGCGAGATCGTGCGCCACCACGCGCTGCGCAACGCCTTGCTGCCGGTGGTCACCTTCGCCGGCATCCAGCTCGGCCAGATGGCCGGCGGCGCGGTGCTCACCGAGACCGTCTTCGGCTGGCCCGGCATCGGCCGCCTGCTGTTCGACGCCCTGATGCAGCGCGACTACCAGCTGCTGCTCGGCGTCTTCCTGGTGACCTCGACCATGGTGGTGGTGTTCAACCTGCTGACCGACCTGGTCCTGCGTTTCGTCGATCCGCGCATCGCCGAAGCCTGA
- a CDS encoding ABC transporter permease, protein MKKFLRRYAANRGAVLGLALLLIVILAGACASFFFEESPWSMVADPLIKPFTDHDYPLGTDMLGRDIAAGLLYGARVSLMIGVVSTAVAVLFGILVGALAGYHGGRTDDLLMRGTEFFQTIPQLAMALVLVAIFKPTIYSIVGAISMVSWPPVARLVRSEFMTLKQREFVQAAIVIGQTPGRIILTQILPNAASPIIVTASLMTATAILTESSMSFLGLGDRNMMSWGFMIGASRTMLREAPWMSLWPGLAIMVTVLAINLIGEGLNDALNPQLRKRGD, encoded by the coding sequence ATGAAAAAGTTCCTGCGGCGCTATGCCGCCAACCGCGGCGCGGTGCTGGGCCTGGCCCTGCTGCTGATCGTGATCCTGGCCGGCGCCTGCGCCTCCTTCTTCTTCGAGGAGTCGCCCTGGTCGATGGTGGCCGATCCCCTCATCAAACCCTTCACCGACCACGACTACCCGCTGGGTACCGACATGCTGGGCCGCGACATCGCCGCCGGCCTGCTCTACGGCGCGCGGGTGTCGCTGATGATCGGCGTGGTCTCGACCGCCGTGGCCGTGCTCTTCGGCATCCTGGTGGGGGCGCTCGCCGGCTACCACGGCGGCCGCACCGACGACCTGCTGATGCGCGGCACCGAGTTCTTCCAGACCATCCCGCAGCTGGCCATGGCCCTGGTGCTGGTCGCCATCTTCAAGCCCACCATCTATTCGATCGTGGGGGCGATCTCCATGGTCTCCTGGCCGCCGGTGGCGCGCCTGGTGCGCAGCGAGTTCATGACCCTGAAGCAGCGCGAGTTCGTGCAGGCCGCCATCGTCATCGGCCAGACGCCGGGCCGCATCATCCTCACCCAGATCCTGCCCAACGCCGCCTCGCCCATCATCGTGACCGCCTCGCTGATGACGGCGACCGCCATCCTCACCGAATCGTCCATGTCCTTCCTGGGCCTGGGCGACCGCAACATGATGAGCTGGGGCTTCATGATCGGCGCCTCCCGCACCATGCTGCGCGAGGCGCCCTGGATGAGCCTGTGGCCCGGCCTGGCGATCATGGTGACGGTGCTGGCCATCAACCTGATCGGCGAGGGGCTCAACGACGCCCTCAACCCGCAACTGCGCAAGCGCGGGGACTGA
- a CDS encoding ABC transporter substrate-binding protein, with product MRTQKTFRPVATGIALALALLSGTAAVHAQTRGGTLRAIAQPEPPTLMLGLNQQTPTQYVAGKIYESLLTWTPDLKPMPGLAKSWTVSPDGKLYSFELQTGVKWHDGKPFSSDDVVFSVDKFLREVHPRARVIINQFVESIKAVGPNKVEIRLKEPFAPFLKSFVSDNMPMVPKHLYDGTDYKSNPANQTPVGTGPFKFKEWKKGSYIILSRNPDYWQKGKPYLDEIVFNVIPDAASRAVAFERGDVQVVSANDVDNVDVPRLKKVANTKSTNAGWEMFSKQAYIQMNMRKPPFDNLKVRQAVMEAINRKFVVNNIFFGLGKIATGPVSSTTPFYEPNVPAYTFDLKKARALIKESGVDVSKTPIKILSYPYGATWDRLGEYTRQALEQVGFKVEIESADAGTWSKRVSDFDFDMTFSFTSQYGDPALGVARLYLARNQVKGSAFVNNQGYVNPAMDVAWDKAAAATSVEERQRLYSTIQKTLVEEVANGFLFEMEIPTMYSAKVHNLTQTAIGLNDTFADVYIDK from the coding sequence ATGCGTACCCAGAAGACTTTCCGCCCCGTCGCCACCGGCATCGCCCTGGCGCTGGCCCTGCTGTCGGGCACCGCGGCAGTGCATGCGCAGACCCGTGGCGGCACGCTGCGCGCCATCGCCCAGCCCGAGCCGCCGACGCTGATGCTGGGCCTGAACCAGCAGACGCCCACCCAGTACGTCGCCGGCAAGATCTACGAAAGCCTGCTGACCTGGACGCCGGACCTGAAGCCCATGCCGGGCCTGGCCAAGTCCTGGACCGTGTCGCCCGACGGCAAGCTCTACAGCTTCGAGCTGCAGACCGGCGTGAAGTGGCACGACGGCAAGCCCTTCTCCTCCGACGACGTGGTGTTCAGCGTGGACAAGTTCCTGCGCGAGGTGCACCCGCGGGCGCGGGTCATCATCAACCAGTTCGTGGAGTCGATCAAAGCCGTCGGCCCGAACAAGGTCGAGATCCGTCTGAAGGAGCCCTTCGCGCCCTTCCTGAAGTCCTTCGTCAGCGACAACATGCCCATGGTGCCCAAGCACCTCTACGACGGCACCGACTACAAGAGCAACCCGGCCAACCAGACGCCGGTCGGCACCGGCCCCTTCAAGTTCAAGGAATGGAAGAAGGGCTCCTACATCATCCTGTCGCGCAACCCCGACTACTGGCAGAAGGGCAAGCCCTACCTCGACGAGATCGTCTTCAACGTGATCCCCGACGCCGCCTCGCGCGCCGTGGCCTTCGAGCGCGGCGACGTGCAGGTGGTCAGCGCCAACGACGTGGACAACGTGGACGTGCCGCGCCTGAAGAAGGTGGCCAACACCAAGTCGACCAATGCGGGCTGGGAGATGTTCTCCAAGCAGGCCTACATCCAGATGAACATGAGGAAGCCGCCCTTCGACAACCTGAAGGTGCGCCAGGCGGTGATGGAAGCCATCAACCGCAAGTTCGTGGTCAACAACATCTTCTTCGGCCTGGGCAAGATCGCCACCGGCCCGGTGTCGTCCACCACGCCCTTCTACGAGCCCAATGTGCCGGCCTACACCTTCGACCTGAAGAAGGCGCGGGCGCTGATCAAGGAGTCCGGCGTCGATGTGTCGAAGACCCCGATCAAGATCCTCTCCTACCCCTACGGCGCCACCTGGGACCGCCTGGGCGAATACACCCGCCAGGCCCTGGAACAGGTCGGCTTCAAGGTGGAGATCGAATCGGCCGACGCCGGCACCTGGTCCAAGCGCGTGTCGGACTTCGACTTCGACATGACCTTCAGCTTCACCTCGCAGTACGGCGACCCCGCCCTGGGCGTGGCCCGCCTCTACCTGGCGCGCAACCAGGTCAAGGGCTCGGCCTTCGTCAACAACCAGGGTTATGTGAACCCGGCCATGGACGTGGCCTGGGACAAGGCCGCGGCCGCCACCTCGGTGGAAGAGCGCCAGCGCCTCTACAGCACCATCCAGAAGACCCTGGTGGAAGAGGTCGCCAACGGCTTCCTGTTCGAGATGGAGATCCCCACCATGTACAGCGCCAAGGTGCACAACCTGACGCAGACCGCCATCGGCCTGAACGACACCTTCGCCGACGTCTACATCGACAAGTAA
- a CDS encoding ABC transporter ATP-binding protein, with product MSLAPHAVAAFAERPERQGKNVTLSGICKSYGKTMALPSIDLDVARGEFCTLLGASGSGKTTLLKIIAGFEAPDSGSVSIAGRDVTRMPIAERNIGMVFQNYALFPHMSVFENVAFALRMRKLNHGDIRRKVNDALALVSLQALADRLPGALSGGQQQRVALARALVFTPDILLMDEPLGALDKNLRQSIQLQLKKLHHDLGLTVVFVTHDQEEAMNLSDRIVIMDQGRIVESGSPEALYRRPATAFVAGFLGECNFLEQGGQALAVRPEHVRIGARLAGGDIEREGRLLVATFCGLHWKLFIADGERTVTAYAPIGLSEAERQPGCLVRWGFSAGDAMAFVGA from the coding sequence ATGTCCCTCGCACCCCACGCCGTCGCGGCCTTCGCCGAACGCCCCGAACGCCAGGGCAAGAACGTCACGCTGAGCGGCATCTGCAAGTCCTACGGCAAGACCATGGCCTTGCCCTCCATCGACCTGGACGTGGCGCGCGGCGAGTTCTGCACGCTGCTGGGCGCGTCGGGCTCCGGCAAGACCACGCTGCTGAAGATCATCGCCGGCTTCGAGGCGCCCGACAGCGGCAGCGTCTCCATCGCCGGCCGCGACGTGACCCGCATGCCGATAGCAGAACGCAATATCGGCATGGTGTTCCAGAACTACGCCCTGTTCCCGCACATGAGTGTGTTCGAGAACGTGGCCTTCGCCCTGCGCATGCGCAAGCTCAACCACGGCGACATCCGCCGCAAGGTGAATGACGCGCTGGCGCTGGTGAGCCTGCAGGCGCTGGCCGACCGGCTGCCCGGCGCGCTCTCCGGCGGCCAGCAGCAGCGGGTGGCGCTGGCGCGTGCCCTGGTCTTCACGCCGGACATCCTGCTGATGGACGAACCCCTGGGCGCGCTCGACAAGAACCTGCGCCAATCCATCCAGCTGCAGCTGAAGAAGCTGCACCACGACCTGGGGCTGACGGTGGTCTTCGTCACCCACGACCAGGAGGAGGCGATGAACCTGTCCGACCGCATCGTCATCATGGACCAGGGCCGCATCGTGGAGAGCGGCTCGCCCGAGGCGCTGTACCGCCGGCCGGCCACGGCCTTCGTCGCCGGTTTCCTCGGCGAATGCAATTTCCTGGAGCAGGGCGGCCAGGCGCTGGCGGTGCGGCCGGAGCATGTGCGCATCGGCGCGCGGCTGGCCGGCGGCGACATCGAGCGCGAAGGGCGTTTGCTGGTCGCCACCTTCTGCGGCCTGCACTGGAAGCTTTTCATCGCCGATGGCGAACGCACGGTGACGGCCTACGCGCCCATCGGCCTGTCCGAAGCCGAGCGCCAGCCAGGCTGCCTGGTGCGCTGGGGCTTCAGCGCCGGCGACGCCATGGCCTTCGTCGGAGCCTGA
- a CDS encoding GntR family transcriptional regulator, whose amino-acid sequence MSQRIPDPVPATDESPDLAGDAYRTLLEMIQLGRLSRDEPLQERSLAATLGISRTPLREAMSRLIGGGFAVRTPRGQLMVREPTLRQYLEILQMRSLLEGEAAASAATRMDPDTARSVIAQVQAHLASRNTDKEANHRIDNLVHDSIALASGNQLMAQAIHDLRIKARTYDQNGAPGRFEPGVAEHVTILQAVLDRDPEAARSAMRQHLENARAGLVARHTSL is encoded by the coding sequence ATGTCCCAACGCATTCCCGACCCCGTCCCCGCGACGGACGAAAGCCCCGACCTGGCGGGCGATGCCTACCGCACCCTGCTGGAGATGATCCAGCTCGGCCGGCTCTCGCGCGACGAGCCGCTGCAGGAACGCAGCCTGGCCGCCACCCTGGGCATCTCGCGCACGCCGCTGCGCGAGGCCATGAGCCGGCTGATCGGCGGCGGCTTCGCGGTGCGCACGCCGCGCGGCCAGCTGATGGTGCGTGAACCCACGCTGCGCCAGTACCTGGAGATCCTGCAGATGCGCTCCCTGCTCGAAGGCGAGGCGGCGGCATCGGCGGCCACCCGCATGGACCCGGACACCGCCCGCAGCGTCATCGCCCAGGTGCAGGCCCACCTGGCCAGCCGCAACACCGACAAGGAAGCCAACCACCGCATCGACAACCTGGTGCACGACAGCATCGCCCTGGCCAGCGGCAACCAGCTGATGGCGCAGGCCATCCACGACCTGCGCATCAAGGCCCGCACCTACGACCAGAACGGCGCGCCCGGCCGCTTCGAGCCCGGCGTGGCCGAGCACGTCACCATCCTGCAGGCGGTGCTGGACCGCGACCCCGAGGCCGCCCGCTCGGCCATGCGCCAGCACCTGGAGAACGCCCGCGCCGGACTGGTGGCGCGGCATACCAGCCTGTGA
- a CDS encoding ABC transporter substrate-binding protein, which translates to MKTRFLKIAGGLLAASLFTTGLAQAAELNFASWGGAYQAAIRDAWLKPFAKETGIKVTEDTDPQVAKIRAMIDTKSVAWDVVSENSARLARGVKLGVFEKITPEMVDQKHMIAAARNDYGVPTEIFATLVAYSTKAFPAGKPQPSTFADFWDVQKFPGKRTLQDDPSTVLEAALIADGVPAADVYKVLSTPAGVDRAMKQIEKIKPYVATWWKNGAEPVNTLGSGEVVMALGWNGRFDAGIASGLPIAMGWGDSIAQVGYMALVKGAQNRTEAIKLLNYIAVPKNQAEFSKYIPYGPTTEAAFPLIDEARKQRLPSTPERLKTAVFMDSEFWEKNGPAIVERYNAIRAR; encoded by the coding sequence ATGAAGACCAGGTTCTTGAAGATCGCCGGCGGCCTCCTGGCCGCCTCCTTGTTCACCACCGGTTTGGCCCAGGCCGCCGAGCTGAATTTCGCCAGCTGGGGCGGTGCCTACCAGGCGGCGATCCGCGATGCCTGGCTCAAGCCCTTCGCCAAGGAAACCGGCATCAAGGTGACCGAGGACACCGACCCGCAGGTCGCCAAGATCCGCGCCATGATCGACACCAAGTCCGTCGCCTGGGACGTGGTCAGCGAGAACAGCGCCCGCCTGGCGCGCGGCGTGAAGCTGGGGGTGTTCGAGAAGATCACGCCCGAGATGGTCGACCAGAAGCACATGATCGCCGCCGCCCGCAACGACTACGGCGTGCCCACCGAGATCTTCGCCACGCTGGTGGCCTATTCCACCAAGGCCTTCCCCGCCGGCAAGCCCCAGCCCAGCACCTTCGCCGACTTCTGGGACGTGCAGAAATTCCCCGGCAAGCGCACCCTGCAGGACGACCCCTCCACCGTGCTGGAAGCCGCGCTGATCGCCGACGGCGTGCCGGCCGCCGATGTCTACAAGGTGCTGTCCACCCCCGCCGGCGTGGACCGCGCGATGAAGCAGATCGAGAAGATCAAGCCCTATGTGGCCACCTGGTGGAAGAACGGCGCCGAGCCGGTCAACACGCTCGGCAGCGGCGAGGTCGTCATGGCCCTGGGCTGGAACGGCCGTTTCGACGCCGGCATCGCCTCCGGCCTGCCGATCGCCATGGGCTGGGGCGACTCCATCGCCCAGGTCGGCTACATGGCGCTGGTCAAGGGCGCGCAGAACCGCACCGAGGCCATCAAGCTGCTGAACTACATCGCCGTGCCCAAGAACCAGGCCGAGTTCAGCAAGTACATCCCCTACGGCCCGACCACCGAAGCCGCCTTCCCGCTGATCGACGAAGCCCGCAAGCAGCGCCTGCCTTCCACGCCCGAGCGCCTGAAGACGGCTGTCTTCATGGATTCGGAGTTCTGGGAGAAGAACGGCCCGGCCATCGTCGAACGCTACAACGCGATCCGCGCACGCTGA